A single window of Colletotrichum higginsianum IMI 349063 chromosome 8, whole genome shotgun sequence DNA harbors:
- a CDS encoding Heterokaryon incompatibility protein — protein MSSFRPEWLIDVVRGCVVPCDERTSRFLTLSYTWGRTKNFRTLKSNLGAVRQPGALFSGPIASEVPLTIRNAIRLTEALGETRLWVDSLCIVQDDSLALAHDLRHMHRIFASSFLTIIAKDGQDAGYGLRGLRGISPPRATKQHVVPLAGGERLATMNNSEPGKEPEVYDYDQRMWTFQEKMFAKRQLIFANGSVIWQCNCVQWSEHVTSHAEADRRGQMMQDEELSMSVPSLSLNSLVVDFNRRNLTFDGDVSAAFSGISTYLERRFPYGFIAGHPEFFFDISLLWHSSGRLRRRRPLGESSEEPPMTTGPPSWSWMGWQGVTYFPHDLEYEYSLSGPTGFTAPLTEWFILETPSSAARRQINSRWHQYKKASPSRLLEGWKATEFVPPPTWDAFNVLNNELIPTGTPRHIPKTFYTHVSEPQPQRLKKFWYQVPTVDVGTLQSQGTEPHRHFQYTCCKTSRAFIKASYDADWESCRNVNISYLQDNSGATVGILKLPHSVDVASQQEPKVELVAIVKGWSSLLDEFSEKNKTTALRNRSQEDIQLTAEEEEAERKLMALSRGDRHKSWQEKWDIHDKLKLDCCFVLWVEWKDGVAYRKGSGMVLADRWDELKEAEEVDLILG, from the coding sequence ATGAGTTCGTTCCGCCCAGAGTGGTTGATCGACGTGGTGCGAGGATGTGTTGTCCCGTGCGACGAGCGCACCTCGCGATTTCTCACCCTCTCCTACACCTGGGGCCGAACCAAGAACTTCCGGACGCTGAAGAGTAACCTCGGAGCGGTCAGGCAGCCTGGAGCCTTGTTCTCGGGCCCCATCGCCTCCGAGGTGCCTCTGACCATCCGCAACGCGATTCGGCTCACAGAAGCCTTGGGCGAAACGAGGCTCTGGGTCGATAGCCTGTGCATTGTCCAGGACGACAGTTTGGCACTAGCCCATGACCTCAGGCACATGCACCGGATCTTTGCAAGCTCTTTCTTGACCATTATCGCCAAGGACGGCCAGGACGCAGGGTACGGCCTCCGAGGACTGCGTGGGATCTCTCCTCCGAGGGCCACGAAGCAGCACGTCGTACCCTTGGCGGGGGGTGAGAGGCTGGCGACGATGAACAACTCCGAACCCGGTAAAGAACCTGAAGTCTACGACTACGACCAGCGCATGTGGACATTTCAGGAAAAGATGTTTGCCAAGAGACAGCTCATCTTTGCAAACGGTTCCGTAATATGGCAGTGCAACTGCGTGCAGTGGTCCGAACACGTCACGTCCCATGCGGAGGCGGACCGACGCGGCCAAATGATGCAAGATGAAGAGCTTTCGATGAGTGTGCCAAGCCTCTCTTTGAATAGTCTGGTCGTGGACTTCAACCGTCGGAACCTGACCTTTGACGGAGACGTGTCCGCCGCATTCTCTGGAATCAGCACGTATCTGGAACGAAGATTTCCCTACGGTTTCATAGCCGGGCACCCCGAGTTCTTTTTCGACATCTCGTTGCTCTGGCATTCGAGTGGGAGGCTTCGCCGGAGGCGCCCGCTTGGGGAATCTTCGGAGGAGCCGCCTATGACAACAGGACCGCCTAGTTGGTCATGGATGGGGTGGCAGGGCGTGACCTACTTCCCTCATGATCTCGAATACGAGTATTCATTATCGGGGCCCACGGGATTCACCGCGCCACTTACAGAGTGGTTCATCTTGGAAACACCATCTTCGGCGGCAAGGCGACAGATCAACTCCAGATGGCATCAGTACAAGAAGGCGTCGCCCTCTCGGTTATTGGAGGGCTGGAAGGCTACGGAGTTTGTACCACCTCCAACATGGGATGCATTCAATGTCTTGAACAACGAGCTCATACCTACGGGCACGCCGAGGCATATCCCTAAAACCTTCTACACACATGTGTCTGAGCCCCAGCCCCAGAGATTGAAGAAATTCTGGTACCAGGTGCCAACTGTGGACGTCGGTACATTGCAGAGCCAGGGAACTGAGCCTCACAGACACTTCCAGTACACATGCTGTAAGACCAGTCGGGCATTTATCAAAGCCAGTTATGACGCGGACTGGGAGTCCTGTCGCAACGTTAACATTTCCTACCTCCAGGACAACTCGGGCGCCACTGTCGGCATCTTAAAGCTCCCTCACAGCGTCGATGTTGCCTCGCAACAAGAGCCAAAAGTTGAGCTGGTGGCCATAGTCAAAGGCTGGTCGTCGCTTTTGGACGAGTTTTCAGAAAAGAACAAGACAACAGCGCTCAGGAATCGATCACAAGAGGACATCCAGCTCACtgcggaagaggaagaggcagAAAGGAAGTTGATGGCTTTATCTAGAGGCGACAGACACAAATCTTGGCAGGAGAAATGGGACATTCATGACAAGCTGAAACTAGACTGTTGCTTCGTTCTGTGGGTTGAATGGAAGGACGGCGTGGCGTACAGAAAGGGATCAGGTATGGTGCTGGCGGACAGGTGGGACGAACTCAAGGAGGCTGAAGAGGTTGATCTAATCCTAGGTTGA
- a CDS encoding Bys1 family protein codes for MSPSDPPIFRPCDDATGSPSGSRCCMQQHAQASTGNLVFPVHVLNLMTPPPPPPSPVVDPHAVVCSPDSAEGCTHQPSLTLSRLGYPDLKVKTENHTSIKPPHHITPHLTPKQHITYLNTDRMQLKTLLPFLAAAATPAAALGKATVVNNCAAEVSLWSVGSDVRAAGPLAPRGGSYAETFARDPVTGGRALKVTRARDGLYTGAPQLVFAYTLDAGGGGGVWYDLSTVFGDGFKGSKVVVASRQATCPAIVWQGGVSPGGSQVKVCTAEQDVVLTLCA; via the exons aTGAGCCCATCAGACCCGCCCATCTTCAGGCCCTGCGACGATGCCACTGGTTCGCCATCCGGTAGCCGATGTTGCATGCAGCAGCATGCCCAGGCCAGCACGGGAAATCTCGTATTCCCAGTCCATGTCTTAAACCTcatgaccccccccccccctcctccctcgcccgtCGTCGATCCACACGCCGTCGTCTGCTCACCTGACTCGGCCGAGGGATGC ACTCATCAGCCATCACTCACACTTTCGAGACTCGGATATCCGGATCTCAAGGTCAAAACCGAAAACCACACCTCCATAAAACCACCACACCACATCACACCACACCTCACACCAAAGCAACACATAACATACCTCAACACCGACAGAATGCAGCTCAagaccctcctccccttcctcgccgccgcagcgaCCCCGGCCGCGGCCCTCGGCAAGGCCACCGTCGTGAACAActgcgccgccgaggtctCCCTCTGGTCCGTCGGCAGCGACGTCCGCGCCGCGGGCCCGCTCGCGCCGCGGGGCGGCTCCTACGCCGAGACCTTCGCGCGGGACCCCGTCACGGGCGGGCGCGCCCTCAAGGTGACGCGGGCGCGCGACGGGCTTTACACGGGCGCGCCGCAGCTCGTCTTCGCCTacaccctcgacgccggcggcggcggcggcgtgtgGTACGACCTCAGCACGGTGTTCGGGGACGGCTTCAAGGGGAgcaaggtcgtcgtcgcgagCCGGCAGGCGACCTGTCCCGCCATCGTCTGGCAGGGCGGCGTGAGCCCCGGGGGCAGCCAGGTCAAGGTGTGCACGGCGGAGCAGGATGTTGTCTTGACGCTCTGTGCTTGA